Proteins encoded within one genomic window of Arachis ipaensis cultivar K30076 chromosome B08, Araip1.1, whole genome shotgun sequence:
- the LOC107612754 gene encoding pentatricopeptide repeat-containing protein At5g50390, chloroplastic, with protein MFSGDVLSFSKTSLLRAFHPYIPAIYRKEPHFTSTILPSLNSIHHCLPPGAALFLLFSSSTSCFQLLLSLVPMEIPLSRYQSYTLDQSQSDCYFSALGSSGSSYFSGKGFVFGCGLRSKVRNWTSHFSLICCCSTESGIRRPKSSRIPYHEKVEPVLEDTQMRKPSFVGLCSEIEKLVLCNRYRDAIELFEILELEGGGRYVGASTYDALVSACVGLRYIRGVKKVFNLMISSGFELDLYMMNRMLFMHVRCGLMRDAWKLFDDMPERDEVSWTMMIGGLVDSGNNDEAFRLFLCMWEEFNDGSPHTFVTMIKAAAGLGLIQVGRQIHSCALKMEVGDDTFVSCALIDMYSKCGSIDDAYCVFDQMPKKTTVAWNSIISGYALHGYSEEALNLFYEMRNIGAKLDHFTISTVIRICTRLASFEHAKQAHAALVRHGFGTDLVANSALVDFYSKWGRMEDARHVFDTMHQKNIISWNALIAGYGNHGQGEEALEMFEQMLRERMVPNHVTFLAVLSACSYSGLSERGWEIFQSMSKDHKIKPRPMHYACMIELLGREGLLDEALALIRLAPFQPTANMWAALLTACRMHENFILGKLAAEKLYGMEPEKMCNYVVLLNIYNTTGRLKEAAGVLQTLKRKGLRMLHACTWIEVKRRQNVFLSGDKSHPQTEEIYQKVDNLMEEISRYGYTVEDDEALLPDVDEEEQRVLKYHSEKLAIAFGLINTPNWMPLQIMQGHRICRDCHTAIKLIALVTGREIVVRDASRFHHFRNGSCSCGDYW; from the coding sequence GTGCTGCactctttctccttttttctaGCTCTACATCGTGTTTTCAGTTGTTGTTGTCGTTGGTACCAATGGAGATTCCACTCTCACGATACCAATCTTACACATTGGATCAATCCCAAAGCGATTGCTACTTTTCCGCTTTGGGTTCTTCCGGATCCAGTTACTTTTCTGGTAAAGGTTTCGTCTTTGGGTGTGGTTTACGTTCAAAGGTGAGGAATTGGACGAGCCACTTTTCCCTTATTTGTTGTTGCTCTACTGAAAGTGGCATTCGGAGGCCTAAATCTTCGAGAATACCATATCATGAGAAGGTAGAGCCTGTTTTGGAGGACACTCAGATGAGGAAACCTTCCTTTGTTGGGCTGTGTAGTGAGATAGAGAAGCTAGTTCTGTGCAATAGGTATAGGGATGCAATTGAGTTGTTTGAGATTTTGGAGCTTGAAGGTGGTGGTAGATATGTTGGTGCTAGTACTTACGATGCTTTGGTGAGTGCTTGTGTTGGTTTGAGATACATTAGAGGGGTTAAGAAGGTGTTTAATCTTATGATTAGTAGTGGGTTTGAGCTTGATTTGTATATGATGAATAGGATGTTGTTTATGCACGTTAGATGTGGTTTGATGCGTGATGCGTGGAAGCTATTCGATGATATGCCAGAGAGAGATGAGGTGTCATGGACAATGATGATTGGTGGGCTTGTGGATTCTGGGAACAATGATGAGGCCTTCAGGTTGTTTTTGTGTATGTGGGAAGAGTTTAATGATGGCAGTCCTCACACTTTTGTCACGATGATCAAGGCAGCTGCTGGATTAGGTCTTATTCAGGTGGGAAGACAAATTCATTCATGCGCTTTGAAGATGGAGGTGGGAGATGATACTTTTGTGTCTTGTGCACTAATTGACATGTACAGCAAGTGTGGTAGCATCGATGATGCCTATTGTGTTTTTGATCAAATGCCAAAGAAGACGACCGTGGCATGGAATTCTATTATTTCTGGCTATGCACTTCATGGCTATAGTGAGGAGGCTCTTAATTTGTTTTATGAGATGCGCAATATTGGTGCTAAACTGGACCATTTTACTATTTCAACAGTGATTAGAATATGTACAAGATTGGCTTCATTTGAACATGCAAAACAAGCTCATGCGGCATTAGTTCGTCATGGTTTCGGCACAGATTTGGTGGCGAACTCAGCACTCGTTGACTTCTACAGCAAATGGGGTAGGATGGAAGATGCTCGACATGTGTTTGACACAATGCACCAGAAGAATATCATATCCTGGAATGCATTGATTGCTGGATATGGAAATCATGGCCAAGGAGAGGAGGCACTAGAAATGTTTGAGCAGATGCTTCGAGAAAGGATGGTTCCCAACCATGTCACTTTCCTAGCCGTCTTATCTGCTTGTAGTTACTCTGGACTATCAGAACGTGGTTGGGAGATTTTTCAATCTATGAGCAAAGATCACAAGATTAAGCCCAGACCAATGCATTATGCATGCATGATTGAGCTATTAGGTCGAGAGGGTCTGTTGGATGAGGCTTTAGCACTAATAAGACTTGCACCTTTCCAACCAACAGCAAATATGTGGGCAGCATTGCTGACAGCATGtagaatgcatgagaattttattCTTGGGAAGTTGGCAGCAGAAAAACTTTATGGAATGGAGCCCGAGAAGATGTGTAACTATGTAGTACTTCTAAATATATATAACACCACTGGAAGATTGAAGGAAGCTGCTGGTGTGTTACAGACCTTGAAGAGGAAGGGTTTAAGAATGCTTCATGCTTGTACCTGGATTGAAGTTAAAAGACGGCAAAATGTCTTCCTTTCTGGAGATAAATCCCACCCCCAAACAGAAGAGATATACCAAAAAGTGGACAATTTGATGGAAGAGATATCAAGGTATGGTTACACTGTGGAGGATGATGAAGCGCTGCTTCCTGATGTTGATGAAGAGGAACAACGTGTTCTGAAATATCATAGTGAAAAGTTAGCAATTGCTTTTGGACTAATTAACACCCCGAATTGGATGCCTCTACAGATCATGCAGGGTCATCGTATATGTCGAGACTGTCATACTGCAATTAAGCTTATAGCCCTGGTGACAGGAAGAGAAATTGTGGTAAGAGATGCTAGTAGGTTCCACCATTTTAGAAATGGAAGTTGTTCTTGTGGAGATTATTGGTGA